A section of the Streptomyces xinghaiensis S187 genome encodes:
- a CDS encoding LacI family DNA-binding transcriptional regulator produces the protein MSTTGRRRPPTIHDVAREAGVSRGTVSRVLNGGHNVSPASADAVNAAIRKTGYVVNRHARSLITGRSDSVAFLLTEPQERFFEDPNFNVLLRGCTQALAAHDIPLLLMIAGTEAERRRISRYITAGHVDGVLLVSSHSGNPMAERLVKARIPVVACGKPLGQGARIAYVAADDRDGAREMVRHLATSGRRRIATVTGPPDTPGGVERLAGYRESLAEAGLPADERLVAEGDYSRAGGERAMAELLRRAPDVDAVFVASDLMAQGALTALERAGRRVPEDVAVGGFDDSPAALGTRPPLTTIRQPWDRISTEMVRVLLGRIAGEDPSAVILPTELVRRDSA, from the coding sequence ATGAGCACCACGGGGCGACGCCGCCCACCGACCATCCACGACGTCGCCCGGGAGGCGGGCGTCTCGCGCGGCACGGTGTCGCGGGTGCTCAACGGCGGGCACAACGTCAGCCCCGCCTCGGCGGACGCCGTCAACGCCGCGATCCGCAAGACGGGTTACGTCGTCAACCGGCACGCCCGCAGTCTCATCACCGGCCGTTCCGACTCGGTGGCGTTCCTGCTGACCGAACCGCAGGAGCGGTTCTTCGAGGACCCCAACTTCAATGTGCTGCTGCGCGGCTGCACCCAGGCGCTGGCCGCACACGACATCCCGCTGCTGCTGATGATCGCCGGGACGGAGGCGGAGCGGCGCCGGATCAGCCGCTACATCACCGCCGGGCACGTGGACGGGGTGCTGCTGGTCTCCAGCCACTCCGGGAACCCCATGGCCGAGCGGCTGGTGAAGGCGCGCATACCGGTGGTGGCCTGCGGCAAGCCCCTGGGGCAGGGGGCCCGGATCGCGTATGTGGCCGCCGACGACCGGGACGGGGCCCGGGAGATGGTGCGCCATCTCGCCACGAGCGGACGGCGCCGCATCGCGACGGTCACCGGTCCGCCGGACACCCCCGGCGGGGTCGAGCGGCTGGCGGGCTACCGGGAGTCCCTGGCCGAGGCCGGGCTGCCGGCCGACGAACGGCTCGTCGCCGAGGGCGACTACAGCCGGGCCGGCGGCGAGCGGGCCATGGCGGAGCTGCTGCGGCGGGCCCCGGACGTGGACGCCGTGTTCGTCGCCTCCGACCTGATGGCGCAGGGGGCGCTGACCGCCCTGGAGAGGGCCGGCCGCCGGGTGCCCGAGGACGTGGCGGTCGGCGGTTTCGACGACTCGCCCGCCGCTCTCGGGACGCGCCCGCCGCTGACCACGATCCGCCAGCCCTGGGACCGGATCAGCACGGAGATGGTGCGGGTGCTCCTCGGCCGGATCGCCGGGGAGGACCCGTCGGCGGTGATCCTGCCGACCGAACTCGTCCGGCGCGACTCGGCCTGA
- a CDS encoding subtilase-type protease inhibitor, which translates to MRNRAKTALAGTLVAAIAALGPLGGTAHAGDSSLYAPSDLVLTIAHGEDASSVAPERAVTLTCEPRATGTHPSPQEACVLLGDAGGDVDAIAPPAEPELCTYQYDPVVVTIRGVWQGQRIEEERTFGNECVMRAETGAVFDF; encoded by the coding sequence ATGAGGAACCGTGCGAAAACGGCGTTAGCCGGCACCCTGGTGGCGGCGATCGCGGCCCTCGGTCCCCTGGGCGGCACGGCTCACGCCGGGGACTCCTCGCTCTACGCGCCCTCGGACCTCGTCCTCACCATCGCGCACGGGGAGGACGCGTCCTCCGTGGCCCCGGAACGCGCGGTGACCCTCACCTGTGAGCCGCGGGCCACGGGCACGCACCCCTCCCCGCAGGAGGCCTGCGTGCTTCTCGGGGACGCCGGGGGCGACGTGGACGCGATCGCGCCGCCGGCGGAGCCCGAGCTGTGCACCTACCAGTACGACCCGGTCGTCGTCACCATTCGGGGCGTCTGGCAGGGCCAGCGCATCGAGGAGGAGCGCACCTTCGGCAACGAGTGCGTGATGCGGGCCGAGACCGGGGCCGTCTTCGACTTCTGA